One region of candidate division KSB1 bacterium genomic DNA includes:
- a CDS encoding glycosyl transferase family 36, translating into MGREAFETPYGFFREEGWEYVIKTPLTPRPWINVISNGSYGLIISQTGGGFSWLEDCNENRITRWYQDLILDNWGKFFYVKDETEGLVWSPTFRPVGVMPELFRCVHGIGYSIFQAAQSGLVAELRVFVPWDRNLEVWTLKLQNRSRKRRRLSVFTYLEWCLGVAFDQHREFHRLFLETEYDPELRVLYARKRLWEVPSERGHWNRSWPWIAFLAASEGPESFETDKYRFLGEGSTLACPAAVRQGRLSCSVGKWGDGIGSFHQSFELEPGEEREWHLFLGVVGEIGESQDLVREFRAAGRVESAFQEVRERWRRLLAKTWVETPDPGLNLLVNIWLKYQAISGRLWGRAGYYQQSGAYGFRDQLQDSQIFFYLDPNQARQQIRRHAEHQFPDGHALHWWHPLTDRGHDGPVSDNYLWLPLLVANYVKETGDFSALQQPVAFYGAEEKAPLLEHCLRAVDLALTRISPRGLPLILGGDWNDGLNAVGLEGKGESIWLAHFLIYVLRHLAELLRRIGRSDLAEGYEEKIARLRQALNEHGWDGAWFVRATKDSGEPIGSRQNECGRIFLNAQTWAVIAGSCDPERQWQAFQSALELLQCDAGPRLLAPAYRSPDPEIGYLTRYAPGVRENGGVYVHAATWAMWAACELGLPHLAYRLYLQISPVERGQAPDLYQVEPYVVAGHIHGSDSPYCGRGGWTWYTGSAAWLVRVVLDHLIGVRADYEGLRVKPCYPPEWGEVRLRRFFRGRTYEFTLVHDCRLEPGQRQVEVDGQLLPLGADVVPLVEKDPVGVRVRWRAAGEKAEL; encoded by the coding sequence ATGGGGAGAGAAGCGTTCGAGACGCCCTACGGGTTCTTCCGTGAGGAGGGCTGGGAATACGTCATTAAGACCCCGCTCACTCCGAGACCCTGGATTAACGTGATCTCCAATGGAAGCTATGGACTCATTATCTCGCAAACGGGGGGAGGCTTCAGCTGGCTTGAGGACTGCAACGAGAACCGGATCACGCGCTGGTACCAGGATCTGATCCTGGACAACTGGGGCAAATTCTTCTACGTGAAAGACGAAACGGAGGGCCTTGTCTGGAGTCCGACGTTTCGTCCCGTGGGGGTAATGCCGGAGCTCTTCCGGTGTGTTCACGGTATCGGGTACTCTATCTTCCAGGCAGCGCAGTCCGGTCTGGTTGCCGAGCTCAGGGTCTTCGTCCCGTGGGATCGCAACCTCGAGGTTTGGACCCTCAAGCTGCAGAATCGCTCCCGAAAACGTCGCCGCCTCTCCGTGTTCACCTACCTCGAGTGGTGCCTCGGCGTCGCCTTCGATCAGCACCGCGAGTTTCACCGGCTGTTCCTGGAGACGGAGTACGACCCCGAGCTACGAGTCCTCTATGCCCGAAAGCGCCTCTGGGAGGTTCCTTCCGAGAGGGGCCACTGGAACCGTTCGTGGCCATGGATCGCTTTCCTGGCCGCCAGCGAAGGACCGGAATCTTTTGAGACCGACAAGTACCGCTTCCTGGGTGAAGGGTCCACCCTGGCTTGCCCGGCCGCAGTGCGCCAGGGGCGGCTTTCCTGCTCCGTGGGCAAATGGGGCGACGGCATTGGCAGCTTTCACCAGTCCTTCGAACTGGAGCCGGGGGAGGAGCGGGAATGGCATCTTTTCCTCGGCGTGGTCGGCGAAATCGGGGAGAGCCAGGACCTCGTGCGGGAATTCCGGGCCGCGGGCCGCGTGGAATCCGCCTTCCAGGAGGTCAGGGAGAGGTGGCGCCGGCTTCTCGCGAAGACGTGGGTGGAGACGCCCGATCCCGGACTCAACCTCCTCGTCAACATCTGGTTGAAGTATCAGGCTATTTCGGGAAGGCTGTGGGGACGTGCAGGCTACTATCAGCAAAGCGGCGCCTACGGTTTCCGGGATCAGCTCCAGGACAGCCAGATTTTCTTCTACCTGGACCCGAACCAGGCCCGCCAGCAGATCCGACGCCACGCCGAGCACCAGTTTCCCGACGGCCACGCGCTTCACTGGTGGCACCCCCTCACCGATCGGGGACACGACGGCCCCGTGAGCGACAACTACCTCTGGCTTCCCCTACTTGTGGCAAACTACGTGAAGGAGACGGGGGACTTTTCCGCCTTGCAGCAGCCCGTGGCCTTTTACGGCGCCGAGGAAAAAGCCCCTCTTCTAGAGCATTGCCTTCGGGCCGTGGATCTTGCGCTCACCCGGATCAGTCCGCGGGGACTGCCCCTCATCCTCGGCGGCGACTGGAACGACGGGCTCAATGCCGTGGGCCTGGAAGGGAAGGGAGAGTCGATCTGGTTGGCTCACTTCCTCATCTACGTGCTGAGGCATTTGGCGGAGCTGCTGAGACGGATCGGGCGGTCCGACCTCGCCGAGGGCTACGAGGAAAAGATCGCCCGGCTGCGCCAGGCCCTAAACGAACACGGCTGGGACGGCGCCTGGTTTGTCAGAGCCACCAAAGACAGCGGAGAACCGATCGGTAGCCGACAGAACGAGTGCGGCCGAATTTTCCTCAATGCCCAGACCTGGGCGGTCATCGCCGGATCCTGCGACCCCGAGAGGCAGTGGCAGGCGTTCCAATCCGCATTGGAGCTACTGCAGTGCGACGCGGGCCCCAGACTGCTTGCGCCCGCCTACCGAAGCCCCGATCCGGAGATCGGTTACCTTACCCGGTACGCCCCGGGAGTCCGCGAGAATGGCGGTGTCTACGTCCACGCCGCCACCTGGGCCATGTGGGCTGCCTGTGAACTTGGCCTCCCCCACCTGGCGTATCGGCTTTACCTCCAGATCTCGCCTGTGGAACGGGGACAGGCTCCCGACCTCTACCAGGTGGAGCCATATGTGGTCGCCGGCCATATCCACGGCTCCGACTCCCCCTACTGTGGACGCGGCGGGTGGACCTGGTACACTGGGTCGGCCGCCTGGCTGGTACGTGTCGTGCTTGACCACCTCATCGGCGTCCGCGCCGACTACGAGGGCCTGCGGGTGAAGCCCTGCTATCCACCCGAATGGGGCGAAGTGCGCCTACGAAGGTTCTTTCGGGGCCGCACGTACGAGTTCACCCTGGTGCACGATTGCCGCCTGGAACCGGGGCAGCGGCAGGTGGAGGTCGACGGGCAACTTCTGCCATTGGGAGCAGACGTTGTCCCGCTCGTCGAAAAGGATCCAGTAGGGGTTCGGGTCAGGTGGCGAGCCGCCGGAGAAAAAGCGGAGTTATGA
- a CDS encoding PorV/PorQ family protein: MMALLTLCFAGPVFSGLTKTGTTAAQFLKIPVGARALGMGGAFVAVANDVTAVYWNPAGATKIQPRGGVCLMHTNWLADLNFDFAAACVQLGGFGTLGAHFTSLSMPDTKVRTEFEPEGTGEYYSAMDMALGLTYARDLTDRFSFGFNVKYLRQQIWHMAASAVAVDLGFLYRTDFPWLTLGISVSNFGPKIQYAGKDVFVNYDFNPNEWGDNENIFANLQTDRWELPLLFRFGLSARAIESPWQRLLLCVEARHPNDNTENISLGMEYAFRDRFFLRAGYQSLFEDQSEKGLTLGAGLLYYLAPGLPLRFDYAFEDCGRLSTVNRFSFELHF, from the coding sequence ATGATGGCGCTCCTGACCCTGTGCTTTGCCGGCCCCGTCTTCTCCGGCCTTACGAAAACGGGCACCACGGCCGCCCAGTTTCTGAAAATCCCCGTGGGGGCCCGCGCGCTCGGAATGGGCGGGGCCTTTGTCGCCGTAGCCAACGACGTGACGGCCGTCTACTGGAACCCGGCGGGCGCCACGAAAATCCAGCCGCGCGGCGGGGTCTGCCTGATGCACACGAACTGGCTGGCCGACCTCAACTTCGACTTCGCCGCTGCGTGCGTACAGCTGGGAGGCTTCGGAACGCTGGGGGCCCATTTCACATCCCTGTCCATGCCAGACACCAAAGTGCGAACCGAGTTTGAGCCCGAAGGAACAGGCGAGTACTACAGTGCGATGGACATGGCCCTGGGCCTGACGTACGCCCGGGACCTTACGGACCGATTCAGCTTCGGCTTCAATGTGAAGTACCTCCGCCAGCAGATCTGGCACATGGCCGCCTCGGCCGTCGCCGTCGACCTGGGCTTCCTCTACCGCACGGACTTCCCTTGGCTCACCCTGGGCATCAGCGTGTCCAACTTCGGGCCCAAGATCCAGTACGCCGGCAAGGATGTATTCGTGAACTACGATTTCAATCCCAACGAGTGGGGCGATAACGAGAATATCTTCGCCAACCTCCAGACCGACCGCTGGGAGTTGCCTTTGCTCTTCCGCTTTGGGCTCTCGGCACGGGCAATCGAAAGCCCGTGGCAGCGCCTGCTTCTGTGCGTAGAGGCCCGCCATCCCAATGACAACACGGAGAACATCAGTCTCGGAATGGAGTACGCCTTTCGGGACCGGTTCTTCCTACGGGCGGGATACCAGTCGCTCTTTGAGGACCAAAGCGAGAAAGGCCTTACGCTGGGCGCCGGACTGCTGTATTATTTGGCCCCCGGCCTTCCCCTGCGTTTCGATTACGCCTTCGAGGATTGCGGGCGGCTGAGCACGGTTAATCGCTTCTCCTTCGAGCTCCATTTCTAA